A single window of Rana temporaria chromosome 1, aRanTem1.1, whole genome shotgun sequence DNA harbors:
- the LOC120920168 gene encoding lecithin retinol acyltransferase-like isoform X1, with protein sequence MRQITAVKPCLGILKVIIMRSLLVGLMVLFFEKFFIFANFKKFSLTKKKSKGRCSSACELKRGDVLEVPRTLFVHFGIYLGNNKVAHLMPDILPALSGDKCLIDKVVTNKRLILGVLAKVASIRVDTVQDFAYGGTIIVNHMDSSFKTKPLCNEEVAQRAEKLLGATPYSLLWDNCEHFVTYCRYGFPVSFQTDKFCEIVKKIIRDQRSVLISAALGLALTLSMGIGSSTTLPCFLFTFTLWMAS encoded by the exons ATGAGGCAAATCACTGCAGTTAAGCCTTGTCTTGGAATCCTCAAGGTGATCATCATGAGGTCTCTACTGGTAGGACTGATGGtcctattttttgagaaattcTTTATCTTTGCCAACTTTAAGAAGTTTAGCCTGACTAAGAAGAAGAGTAAAGGAAGATGTTCTTCTGCTTGTGAACTGAAGAGAGGAGACGTATTAGAAGTTCCCAGGACGCTGTTTGTACACTTTGGGATTTATTTGGGGAATAACAAAGTTGCCCATCTGATGCCAGATATCCTTCCTGCCCTTTCAGGCGACAAGTGTCTGATTGACAAAGTGGTGACTAACAAAAGGCTGATCCTGGGGGTCCTGGCTAAGGTGGCCAGCATCAGGGTGGACACTGTGCAGGACTTTGCCTATGGTGGAACCATAATAGTTAATCACATGGACAGCAGCTTCAAGACAAAACCCCTCTGTAACGAGGAAGTGGCCCAAAGGGCTGAAAAGTTACTGGGGGCCACGCCATACAGCCTGCTGTGGGATAACTGCGAGcactttgtgacctattgcagatATGGCTTTCCTGTGAGCTTTCAGACCGATAAG TTCTGTGAAATTGTGAAGAAGATTATTCGAGACCAAAGAAGTGTACTGATTTCTGCTGCTTTAGGGTTGGCATTAACGTTGTCTATGGGTATAGGATCTTCCACTACCCTTCCATGTTTTCTTTTTACGTTTACACTCTGGATGGCAAGCTGA